From the genome of Psychroserpens ponticola, one region includes:
- the yidD gene encoding membrane protein insertion efficiency factor YidD, which produces MKKLLTYPFLFFIKIYQTLISPLTPATCRFEPTCSHYAKEALEKHGFFKGGKLAIKRIFSCHPWGRSGYDPVPEKED; this is translated from the coding sequence ATGAAAAAACTTCTAACATATCCTTTTCTCTTTTTTATAAAAATCTATCAAACTTTAATATCACCATTAACGCCTGCAACTTGTAGATTTGAACCTACGTGTTCACATTACGCAAAGGAAGCTTTAGAAAAACATGGTTTTTTTAAAGGTGGAAAACTTGCAATTAAAAGGATTTTTAGTTGTCATCCATGGGGACGAAGCGGTTATGACCCAGTCCCAGAAAAAGAAGATTAA
- the cysS gene encoding cysteine--tRNA ligase yields the protein MQRHQDHTIQIYNSLSGKKEIFKPIEAGYVGMYVCGPTVYSNVHLGNVRTFMSFDMVFRYLKHIGYKVRYVRNITDAGHLENDADVGEDKITKKARLEQIEPMEVVQRYTVDFHNVLHTFNFLPPSIEPTATGHIIEQIELIKTIINNGFGYEVNGSVYFDVHKFNETNEYGKLSKRKLEDLIHNTRALEGQSDKKNPQDFALWKKAEPQHIMRWPSPWSDGFPGWHLECTAMSTKYLGDNFDIHGGGMDLKFPHHECEIAQSEAAKGTSPVNYWMHANMLQLNGQRMSKTTGNTVNPDELLSGNNKFFSKAYSPSVIRFFNAQSSYRSVLDLTDDGLLASEKGFFRLMDAINNLDELKAGTTSTFNVSEWKQKCYDAMNDDFNAPILIAHLFEAAKLINQIKDNNASLTSEDLEILKQTMNAFTFDVLGLKNETKSDTSTDKLSGAVDLLIQLRQEARANKDFALSDKIRDELAAKGIQLNDGKDGTTFSTN from the coding sequence ATGCAACGACACCAAGATCATACCATTCAAATTTATAATTCATTAAGCGGTAAAAAAGAAATTTTCAAGCCTATTGAAGCAGGTTATGTTGGCATGTATGTTTGTGGTCCTACAGTGTACAGCAATGTCCATTTAGGAAATGTAAGAACATTTATGTCTTTTGACATGGTATTTAGATACTTAAAACATATTGGTTATAAAGTTCGTTATGTAAGAAATATTACTGATGCAGGACATTTAGAAAATGATGCTGATGTTGGTGAAGATAAAATCACAAAAAAAGCACGTTTAGAACAGATTGAACCTATGGAAGTTGTTCAACGTTATACTGTCGATTTTCACAATGTATTACACACTTTTAATTTTCTTCCACCAAGTATTGAGCCAACAGCAACTGGACATATTATAGAACAAATTGAATTGATCAAAACTATTATTAATAATGGTTTTGGATACGAAGTTAATGGTTCCGTTTATTTTGATGTACATAAATTTAACGAAACGAATGAATACGGAAAATTAAGCAAGCGAAAGCTCGAAGACTTAATTCATAATACACGAGCACTTGAAGGGCAAAGTGATAAGAAAAATCCTCAAGATTTTGCACTTTGGAAAAAAGCCGAACCTCAACATATTATGCGTTGGCCGTCACCTTGGAGTGATGGTTTTCCTGGATGGCATTTAGAATGTACTGCAATGAGCACAAAATATTTAGGTGATAATTTTGATATTCATGGTGGTGGAATGGACTTGAAATTTCCTCATCACGAATGTGAAATTGCTCAAAGCGAAGCCGCAAAAGGCACCTCTCCTGTTAATTATTGGATGCATGCAAATATGCTTCAGTTGAATGGACAACGCATGTCTAAAACTACTGGAAACACAGTTAATCCAGATGAACTATTATCTGGAAACAACAAATTCTTCAGTAAAGCGTATTCACCAAGTGTAATTCGTTTTTTTAATGCACAATCGTCTTATAGAAGTGTTTTAGATTTAACTGATGATGGTTTATTAGCAAGCGAAAAAGGGTTTTTCAGATTAATGGATGCTATAAATAATTTAGACGAATTAAAAGCTGGAACAACATCTACATTTAATGTTTCTGAATGGAAACAGAAATGTTATGATGCTATGAATGATGATTTCAACGCTCCTATTTTGATTGCTCATCTTTTTGAAGCTGCAAAATTAATCAATCAAATTAAAGACAATAATGCGTCTTTAACTTCTGAAGATTTAGAAATATTGAAACAAACGATGAATGCGTTTACATTTGATGTTTTAGGTTTAAAAAATGAAACTAAATCTGATACAAGTACTGATAAACTTTCTGGAGCTGTTGATTTGTTGATTCAATTGAGACAAGAAGCAAGAGCTAATAAAGATTTTGCATTGTCTGATAAAATTCGTGATGAATTGGCTGCAAAAGGCATTCAGTTAAATGATGGCAAGGATGGTACAACATTTTCGACTAATTAA
- the folE gene encoding GTP cyclohydrolase I FolE, translating into MKIEKDLEDFEAIGDDHISTSSETPLRNDAFKLSNDEKMDIIKDDVHHIMETLGLDLTDDSLKGTPNRVAKMFVNEIFGGLDPKRKPKASTFDNKYKYGEMLVEKNITLYSTCEHHLLPIVGRAHVAYISNGTVVGLSKMNRIVDYYAKRPQVQERLTIQIVKELQEVLNTQDVACIIDAKHLCVNSRGIRDIESSTVTSEFGGKFKDKDTKREFLDYIKLETTF; encoded by the coding sequence ATGAAAATAGAAAAAGACTTGGAAGATTTTGAAGCCATAGGTGATGACCATATAAGCACTTCATCTGAAACACCATTACGTAATGATGCATTCAAACTTTCTAATGATGAAAAAATGGATATTATTAAAGATGATGTTCATCATATCATGGAAACTTTAGGACTAGACTTAACAGATGATAGCTTAAAAGGCACTCCTAATCGTGTTGCAAAAATGTTTGTAAACGAGATTTTTGGAGGATTAGATCCTAAAAGAAAACCTAAAGCCTCTACTTTTGATAATAAGTATAAATATGGCGAAATGCTAGTTGAAAAAAACATCACACTATATTCAACTTGTGAGCATCACTTATTACCTATTGTTGGCAGAGCACATGTTGCATACATTTCGAACGGAACTGTAGTAGGTCTTTCAAAAATGAATCGTATTGTTGACTACTATGCTAAACGACCACAAGTACAAGAACGTTTAACCATTCAAATTGTAAAAGAATTACAAGAGGTTTTAAATACTCAAGACGTAGCTTGTATTATTGATGCGAAACACCTTTGTGTAAATTCTAGAGGTATAAGAGATATTGAAAGCAGTACAGTAACATCAGAATTTGGTGGAAAATTCAAAGACAAAGATACCAAAAGAGAATTTTTAGATTATATCAAATTAGAAACCACGTTTTAA
- a CDS encoding T9SS type B sorting domain-containing protein has product MKKIITLLFIAFSVFSYGQDILMQDGTINQCTDRFFDSGGEFGTYSNDENFSLTICPTATGDAIQLSFTEFNTQLNIDVLTIYDGPDNTFPSLGSFSGGNNPGVVEATTPSGCLTIEFVSNGSGTTTGWASDIACLTPCQSIIANLDSTNPAFDVNNIVVADVNEVITFNASGTFSIDGTGATYAWDFGDSNSGTGATTTHQYATAGLYAVTLIITDTNPAGCTSTNAIDLTAQIGASGPGNPFVEAGDDIVIDCADDCTDITAEFLEIGETNTYTVSAIPFVPPFSFEGLTNSLNPNADDQWTDVENLPFDFCFFTNIETQFQVGSNGVISFDENTGGNGWQFTESLPNNSNDTLGEANILTPTHDIDPTVGNAEEIAWEIIGTAPNRVLAVSFFEVPMYSCTTSVATHMAVLYETTNVIDIYIKDKPLCTSWNDGNAAVGIQNNAGTTAFVPPGRNTGQWQATDEAWRFTPAGPSIIDFAWLDDTGAVIGTTPTLNVCPTSTTTYTAQVTYTNCNGDEVIVTDDVTVTKDVPFTVDLGPDQNLCEGDADVVLDADIASGTATYQWFANGILMSGEINPTLTVSSPNSDTYLVEVTDQSCTLTEEIVITFHPNPLINPISIYELCDDAVIDDFTEFDLSTKDAEVIGAQTDVLISYHVSQDDADNDENPLPDLFTNTVSPQTIFVRIVNANNPNCYVTTTFDLLVASGIVLTQPDDMVVCDDVSGDGFESFDLNSQTATILDGQTGVTLTYHPTQADAVSNTNGLTSPYINLTNPQTIFVRAENDSNTLCFETITFDLIVNSGPAVIIPTPLSVCDDDTDGFAMFTLSDANTEIINGQANVSVTYYETLADANTATNEIFSPYTNIVPNLQTVFVRLDDSVNGCFSTTTLDLEVVSNPTANIVTPLSVCDDDNDGFSSFELSLKDSESIGVQTGMVVTYHETESDAINGVNVLAIPYDNIVPSVQTVYIRVESGSTGCYDTVELILLVNPIPNTLSVTAYELCDYDLPGDEIEQFDLPTKDAEISDGQMVTVSYYETLSDAEGLLNPIVGLYSNTSNPQMIYYALVSTTTNCVATGSFELVVNPLPSIVVPTALEVCDDGVPDGLTSIDLTIKNQEIAPNPNYSVSYYLTQMDADLALNPLPIPYTNIVNGQIVFVRVQDINTGCYATTLLTLVVEQAPVANTPTPLEYCDADSDGFGVFTLTDADTEITSGDPALTVSYHETMADADNNVNALGSPYNNIVEDQQTIYVRVESATIATDCATIVELILIVHPTPQIEDPTPLEECDDVSADGFAQFDLRSKDLEILDGLDPLQYLVTYYEIEANAESGMNAILNPTNYTNTTAFNQMLWVRVEDTVNGCYKITTLELIVNALPVLLQPVPLELCDDNNPGDEIEAFTLEDSNSEMLNGQTGISFTYYQTQLDADNDTNPIVSPYMNTSNPQTVFVRATDDVTGCFVSTTATILLRVNPIPSPAPPTDLEVCDADNDGFEVFDLESKTLEIINGELDIAITYHETQSDADMDLNALVSPYTNIVMDEQMIYIRAENIITGCYNTSEVLIIRVLPSPEVPVDIDDYVICDTNNDGFAQFDLTTKDSEILGTQIPSDFILTYHITIGDAQSGNNPIVNVTNYTNVLNPQTIYVRLVSVLNGCVTTTGFFDIRVELPPEAIQPTPLELCDDEIADEVTVFDLTLKDNEITGGESSWSVSYYETDADAQSEINAVDAETYSNSSVNGAAANPQTLYVVVTDTDTGCVDYTTLTIRVLPNPTPSLDPDDLELCDDINPGDMEEEFDLTENEVYIINGESGVTATYHETEEDAELGLNAIVAPMAYTNTSTPQTIYVRVTNDITECYTLVTFDIIVNPLPDVVAVTDFILCELNTDGIDDFDLTLKDAEILNGQDATMFTVTYHETQTDADDLINALVSPYTNLTNPQQIFIAITNNDTGCSISTPSFNIEVQEAAEANSGMEPILEEICDDQMDDDGDLSNNSAQFDLTPVTDAVDLIPGSVQDQVLDGQDPANYILTYYETETDAELGVNPLPFLYENIVNPQIIYVRVDNDTLIDDGTGNMIDSSICYAVAPLTLQVNPLPVFGLDDSYILCVDVNGTEVLNVPVLDTELTTPNYEFEWSLGGTVISGATAGSYEPSEGGTYSVTVTDAITGCSSSVMTEVIESSPPTITLVDVTTDAFSELHIIVVTVTGLGDYEYRLDGGTWQDSNIFVDVSAGEHDIDVRDRIGCGYVSDKVTVMDYPTFFTPNDDGYNDTWNIKGIADQPSAKIYIFDRYGKLIKQISPTSEGWDGSYNGNPMPTSDYWFVVEYNEPNTGERKEFKAHFTLKR; this is encoded by the coding sequence ATGAAAAAAATAATTACACTATTATTCATCGCTTTTTCAGTTTTTTCATATGGTCAGGATATTCTGATGCAAGATGGAACTATAAATCAATGTACTGATCGATTTTTTGATTCGGGAGGTGAGTTTGGGACTTATTCAAATGACGAGAATTTTTCGTTAACAATTTGTCCTACGGCTACAGGTGATGCAATCCAGTTAAGTTTTACTGAATTTAATACACAATTAAATATTGATGTACTGACAATATATGATGGGCCAGATAATACATTTCCATCTTTAGGTTCATTTTCTGGAGGAAACAACCCTGGTGTGGTTGAAGCTACAACACCTTCTGGATGTTTAACAATAGAATTTGTTTCTAATGGTTCTGGTACAACTACTGGTTGGGCATCAGACATCGCTTGTTTAACTCCTTGTCAATCTATTATTGCAAACCTAGATAGTACTAATCCTGCATTTGATGTAAATAATATTGTTGTTGCTGATGTTAATGAAGTGATAACTTTTAATGCTAGTGGAACCTTTTCAATTGATGGAACAGGAGCTACTTATGCATGGGATTTTGGAGATAGCAATTCAGGTACAGGAGCTACTACAACACATCAATATGCTACTGCTGGTTTGTATGCTGTAACCTTGATAATTACAGACACTAATCCTGCAGGATGTACTAGTACTAATGCTATTGATTTAACAGCTCAAATAGGAGCATCAGGTCCAGGTAATCCATTTGTAGAAGCCGGAGATGATATTGTTATTGATTGCGCAGATGATTGTACAGATATAACTGCCGAGTTTTTAGAAATTGGAGAAACCAATACGTATACGGTATCTGCAATCCCTTTTGTGCCTCCTTTTTCTTTTGAAGGATTAACAAATTCTTTAAATCCAAATGCGGATGATCAATGGACTGATGTTGAGAATTTACCTTTTGATTTTTGTTTTTTTACAAATATTGAAACCCAATTTCAAGTGGGTTCAAATGGCGTAATAAGTTTTGATGAAAACACAGGCGGAAATGGTTGGCAATTTACTGAAAGTTTACCTAATAATTCAAATGATACATTAGGTGAAGCCAATATTTTAACACCTACACATGATATTGATCCCACTGTCGGTAATGCTGAAGAAATTGCTTGGGAAATTATTGGTACTGCTCCAAATAGAGTGTTAGCAGTTTCATTTTTTGAAGTTCCTATGTATTCATGTACGACTTCAGTTGCAACACACATGGCAGTGCTATATGAAACAACAAATGTTATTGATATTTATATTAAGGATAAGCCGTTATGTACAAGTTGGAACGATGGAAATGCCGCTGTAGGTATTCAAAATAATGCTGGTACAACAGCTTTCGTTCCGCCTGGAAGAAATACAGGGCAATGGCAAGCAACTGATGAAGCTTGGCGTTTTACGCCTGCTGGTCCTAGTATAATTGATTTTGCTTGGTTAGATGATACAGGAGCTGTGATTGGTACAACACCTACATTAAATGTATGTCCAACAAGCACTACAACTTATACAGCTCAAGTAACATATACAAATTGTAATGGAGATGAAGTTATTGTAACTGATGATGTTACAGTTACTAAAGATGTGCCTTTTACAGTAGATTTAGGTCCAGATCAAAATTTATGTGAAGGTGATGCTGATGTTGTTCTTGATGCAGACATCGCTTCTGGCACAGCTACATATCAATGGTTTGCTAATGGTATTTTAATGTCAGGAGAAATAAACCCAACGCTTACTGTTTCATCACCAAATTCAGATACTTATCTAGTTGAAGTAACAGATCAAAGTTGTACGCTTACTGAAGAAATAGTAATTACATTTCATCCAAACCCGTTAATTAATCCGATCTCAATTTATGAGTTGTGTGATGATGCTGTTATTGATGATTTTACTGAATTTGATTTATCTACTAAAGATGCAGAGGTTATTGGAGCACAAACAGATGTGTTAATTTCATATCATGTTTCTCAAGATGATGCGGATAATGATGAAAATCCCTTACCAGATTTATTTACTAATACGGTAAGTCCTCAAACCATTTTTGTTAGAATTGTAAACGCCAATAATCCTAATTGTTATGTAACTACGACTTTTGATTTATTAGTTGCGTCAGGAATTGTTTTAACTCAGCCTGATGATATGGTCGTTTGTGATGATGTTTCTGGAGATGGTTTTGAATCTTTTGATTTGAACTCTCAAACTGCTACAATTCTTGATGGTCAAACAGGAGTAACACTAACTTATCATCCTACTCAAGCAGATGCCGTTAGTAATACTAATGGTTTAACGAGTCCTTATATTAACCTTACTAATCCTCAGACTATATTTGTAAGAGCCGAAAATGATTCCAATACTTTGTGTTTTGAAACCATAACTTTTGATTTAATTGTAAATTCAGGACCTGCAGTTATTATACCTACACCTTTATCTGTGTGTGATGATGATACTGATGGCTTTGCTATGTTTACATTATCTGATGCAAATACTGAGATAATTAATGGTCAAGCTAATGTTAGTGTAACTTATTATGAAACTCTTGCAGATGCAAATACTGCTACTAACGAAATTTTCTCACCTTATACTAATATTGTTCCCAACTTACAAACTGTTTTTGTAAGATTGGATGATTCTGTAAATGGGTGTTTTAGCACCACTACTTTAGATTTAGAGGTTGTAAGTAATCCGACAGCAAATATAGTTACACCTTTATCGGTTTGTGATGATGACAATGATGGATTTTCAAGTTTTGAATTAAGTTTAAAAGATTCAGAATCGATAGGAGTTCAAACAGGTATGGTTGTGACGTATCATGAGACCGAGTCAGATGCGATTAATGGCGTTAATGTTTTGGCAATACCATATGATAATATTGTTCCAAGTGTTCAGACCGTATACATAAGAGTAGAGAGTGGTTCAACGGGTTGTTATGATACCGTAGAGCTTATATTACTAGTAAATCCGATACCCAATACATTATCAGTTACGGCTTATGAGTTGTGTGATTATGATTTACCAGGCGATGAGATAGAGCAGTTTGATTTACCAACGAAAGATGCTGAGATATCTGATGGTCAAATGGTCACAGTTAGTTATTATGAGACTTTATCAGATGCTGAAGGATTACTTAATCCAATAGTAGGTCTTTATAGTAATACGAGTAATCCCCAAATGATTTACTATGCACTCGTAAGTACAACGACAAATTGTGTAGCAACTGGGAGTTTTGAATTGGTAGTAAACCCGTTACCATCTATAGTTGTTCCAACAGCATTAGAGGTTTGTGATGATGGCGTTCCTGATGGTTTAACGAGTATCGATTTAACGATTAAGAATCAGGAGATAGCACCTAATCCTAATTATTCTGTGAGTTATTATTTAACTCAAATGGATGCAGATTTAGCATTAAATCCCTTACCAATTCCTTATACTAATATAGTAAATGGTCAAATCGTATTTGTACGAGTTCAAGATATAAATACAGGATGTTATGCTACCACGCTTTTAACTTTGGTTGTAGAGCAAGCACCAGTTGCAAATACGCCAACTCCTTTAGAGTATTGTGATGCAGATAGTGATGGTTTTGGAGTTTTTACTTTAACTGATGCAGATACAGAGATTACTTCAGGCGATCCGGCTTTAACGGTTAGTTATCATGAGACTATGGCAGATGCAGATAATAATGTAAATGCATTAGGGAGTCCTTATAACAATATTGTAGAAGATCAACAAACAATTTATGTACGCGTTGAGAGCGCAACAATCGCCACAGATTGCGCGACAATAGTAGAACTTATATTAATAGTACATCCAACGCCACAGATAGAAGATCCAACTCCTTTAGAGGAATGTGATGATGTGTCTGCAGATGGTTTTGCGCAGTTTGATTTGAGAAGTAAAGATTTAGAGATATTAGATGGATTAGACCCTTTACAATATCTAGTGACTTATTATGAGATAGAGGCAAATGCAGAATCTGGTATGAATGCTATTTTAAATCCAACTAACTATACCAATACGACAGCCTTTAATCAAATGTTATGGGTTCGAGTAGAGGATACAGTTAATGGCTGTTATAAGATTACAACCTTAGAGTTAATTGTGAATGCCCTTCCAGTGCTATTACAACCAGTTCCATTAGAGTTATGTGATGATAATAATCCAGGAGATGAGATAGAGGCATTTACATTAGAGGATTCCAATTCAGAGATGTTAAATGGACAGACAGGAATTAGTTTCACATATTATCAGACGCAGTTGGATGCAGATAATGACACAAATCCAATTGTAAGTCCTTACATGAATACAAGCAATCCACAAACGGTATTTGTAAGAGCTACAGATGATGTTACAGGATGTTTTGTAAGTACAACCGCTACGATACTATTAAGAGTTAACCCTATTCCATCACCAGCGCCTCCGACAGATTTAGAGGTTTGTGATGCTGATAATGATGGTTTTGAAGTTTTTGATTTAGAGAGTAAAACTCTAGAGATCATTAATGGAGAGTTAGATATTGCAATTACGTACCATGAGACTCAGAGTGATGCAGATATGGATCTAAATGCACTTGTTAGTCCATACACAAATATAGTAATGGATGAGCAGATGATTTACATTCGAGCAGAGAATATAATAACAGGCTGTTATAATACCTCTGAGGTTTTAATCATCCGTGTGTTACCTTCACCAGAAGTTCCAGTAGATATTGACGACTATGTAATTTGTGACACCAATAATGATGGTTTTGCACAGTTTGATTTAACGACTAAGGATTCAGAGATATTAGGGACACAGATTCCATCAGACTTTATACTGACCTATCATATTACTATTGGAGATGCTCAATCAGGAAATAACCCAATAGTAAATGTAACCAACTACACTAATGTTTTAAATCCACAGACGATTTATGTTCGATTAGTAAGCGTTCTCAATGGTTGTGTAACAACGACAGGTTTCTTTGATATCCGAGTAGAGTTACCACCAGAGGCTATCCAACCAACACCATTAGAGTTGTGTGATGATGAGATTGCAGATGAAGTTACCGTTTTTGATTTGACCTTAAAGGATAATGAGATTACAGGTGGCGAATCAAGTTGGAGTGTTTCTTACTATGAGACAGATGCAGATGCACAGTCAGAGATTAATGCTGTAGATGCAGAGACTTATAGTAATAGTTCAGTAAATGGAGCAGCGGCGAATCCACAGACTTTATATGTTGTTGTTACAGATACAGATACAGGTTGTGTGGATTATACAACATTAACGATTCGTGTATTACCAAATCCAACACCTAGTTTAGATCCAGATGATTTAGAGTTGTGTGATGATATCAATCCAGGCGATATGGAAGAGGAGTTTGATCTTACAGAGAATGAGGTTTATATCATCAATGGAGAATCAGGAGTTACTGCGACGTATCATGAGACAGAGGAAGATGCCGAATTAGGATTGAATGCTATCGTGGCTCCAATGGCGTATACCAACACAAGTACACCACAAACGATTTATGTACGAGTAACAAATGATATAACCGAGTGTTATACATTAGTAACCTTTGATATAATCGTAAACCCATTACCAGATGTTGTAGCCGTTACAGATTTTATACTTTGTGAGTTAAATACAGATGGTATCGACGATTTTGATTTGACCCTTAAGGATGCTGAAATCTTAAACGGTCAAGATGCAACAATGTTTACAGTGACTTACCATGAGACGCAAACCGATGCAGATGATTTAATCAATGCCTTGGTTAGTCCTTATACAAATCTCACAAATCCACAACAGATTTTTATAGCGATTACAAATAATGATACAGGCTGTTCAATAAGCACGCCGAGTTTTAATATTGAAGTTCAGGAAGCAGCAGAGGCTAACTCAGGTATGGAGCCTATTTTAGAGGAGATTTGTGACGATCAGATGGATGATGATGGCGATTTAAGTAATAATAGCGCTCAGTTTGATTTAACACCAGTTACAGATGCTGTTGATTTAATACCAGGGAGTGTTCAGGATCAGGTTTTAGATGGTCAGGATCCAGCAAATTATATATTGACTTACTATGAGACAGAGACTGATGCCGAGTTAGGCGTTAATCCATTGCCATTTTTATATGAGAATATAGTCAATCCACAGATTATTTATGTGAGAGTAGATAATGATACGCTGATAGATGATGGAACAGGCAATATGATAGATAGTTCAATTTGTTATGCTGTAGCCCCATTAACCTTGCAGGTGAATCCATTACCAGTATTTGGCTTAGATGATAGTTATATATTATGTGTAGATGTAAATGGAACAGAAGTCTTGAATGTTCCAGTATTAGACACAGAACTAACAACACCAAACTATGAGTTTGAGTGGAGTTTGGGAGGTACAGTGATATCAGGAGCAACAGCAGGTAGTTATGAGCCAAGTGAAGGTGGCACGTATAGTGTGACAGTGACTGATGCAATTACGGGTTGTTCAAGCAGTGTAATGACAGAAGTGATAGAGAGTTCACCACCAACCATTACGCTTGTAGATGTGACTACAGATGCTTTTTCAGAGTTACATATTATAGTTGTTACCGTAACCGGATTAGGAGACTATGAATATCGTTTGGATGGAGGTACATGGCAGGATAGCAATATCTTTGTGGATGTTTCTGCAGGTGAGCATGATATAGATGTAAGAGATAGGATCGGTTGTGGTTATGTTAGTGATAAGGTTACAGTTATGGATTACCCAACGTTTTTCACGCCAAATGATGATGGTTATAATGATACATGGAACATAAAAGGTATTGCCGACCAACCTAGTGCAAAAATTTATATATTTGACAGGTACGGAAAACTAATAAAACAGATAAGTCCTACGAGTGAAGGTTGGGATGGTAGCTATAATGGCAACCCAATGCCAACGAGTGACTACTGGTTTGTAGTAGAGTACAATGAACCTAATACCGGAGAACGTAAAGAATTTAAAGCCCATTTCACCCTGAAAAGATAA